In Chitinophagaceae bacterium C216, the genomic stretch ACTTTTCAGCCGCCGTTCTTTGAAATATAAAGAGCTAGGCTTAAAAGATAAAAAGCTTACCGAAGAAGATTACAAAAACTATATTCTTCAATACGATACTTTTTTGAAGCGTCCTGTTGTAATTCTGGATGACCGTATTTTTATTGGTAGCGAAAAGAAAACCATACAGGCACTTAAAGAAGCCCTTAGTGTATAACAGGTGTCTCTGAGGGCTCCTCGAAATGTTTGGCCAACTCTGGATTTTCGCGATGTTCTTTTTGCAATACGGATCGACATATTGTTACGCAAATCAGCATGAAAACAGCTCCCAGTAAGAATGGAGAACCGGCAAAATGAATAAGAGAATCTTCCTGAGTTGTATAGTTAAATAATCCGGTCATAATTAACGGACCGAATATAGAGGTAAGACTCATGATGCTGGTTAGGCTTCCTTGCAGTAGGCCTTGTTCGTTAGCCGGCACATGCTTGGTAATGATAGATTGTAGGGCTGGTCCGGCTATTCCTCCTAAACAGTAAGGAATTAAAAATGCATACATCATCCAGCTCTTCGTAGCAAGTGCAAAAAGAATGAGGCCTAATACATAAAGAAGCATGCCTGTATACACACTTTTTTCATCACCCAGTCTGGGATTGACGTACCGGATCAAACCTCCTTGTACTACACCGGCTAATACACCCACCAAGGCAAGTGAAATGCCCACCTGTTTTTCGGTCCAATTAAATGCGTACATAGTAAAATAGCTCCAGTTACTTTGTACGGCATGAGAAGCTAGAAACATGAAGCCGAAAGCCACAA encodes the following:
- the spxA gene encoding Regulatory protein Spx, whose translation is MKDANINEATGFELQDIRTQKISPAQLEHMQKLAGSYEKLFSRRSLKYKELGLKDKKLTEEDYKNYILQYDTFLKRPVVILDDRIFIGSEKKTIQALKEALSV